DNA from Halorarum salinum:
ACTCCGACGCGGTCGGTTCGGGTGGTACTTATAGGTGCGTAGCATTTCTGGTGAAGACTTACCCGGGAATCGTGGGATAGTGTAGCACATGACGCGATGGAACGACGGGTCCGACCGAGTCGAGGCCGTCAGCCCCGACATCACCGAGGAGACGAACGCGCTCCCGACGCGGTACTTCACCGACCCCGACGTGTGGGAGATGGAGAAGGAGAAGGTGTTCGGGACGTACTGGGTGTACGCGGGACACGTCAACTGCATCCCCGACACGGGCGACTTCTTCACCCGGACGGTCGGCGACAGGCAGGTCATCGTCCTCCGCGACCACGACGGGGAGGTGCGGTCGTTCTACAACGTCTGTGCCCACCGGGGCTCCGAGATGGTCGAGGACACGCCGATGACCGACCCGGGGAACGCGCGGCGCATCAAGTGCCCGTACCACCTGTGGACGTACGACCTCGACGGCGACCTCGCCAGCACGCCGCGGAGCTTCGAGCACGCCGGGATGAACGCGGACCTCGAGGACGAGGACGTGCGGGAACTCGACCCCGAGGCGAACGGGCTCAGGGACGTCGCCACCGAGCGCATCGGGCCGTTCGTGTTCGTCAACTTCGACGACGACCCCCTCCCGCTCGCCGAACAGGCGGCGGGGCTGAAGGAGGAACTGGAGGCGCTCCCGCTCGGCGAGTACGAGCACGCCCGCCGCATCGTCTCGGAGGTCGAGTGCAACTGGAAGACGTTCGGCGGCAACTACTCGGAGTGCGACCACTGCCAGGCGAACCACCAGGACTGGATCGAGGGCATCTCGTTGAACGAGTCGGAGCTGGAGGTGAACGACTACTATTGGGTGCTCCACTACACGCACGCGGAGGACGTCGACGACGAGCTCCGCATCCACGACGAGCACGAGGCCAAGTTCTACTACTTCTGGCCCAACTTCACCGTCAACATGTACGGCACCGCCGACGGCTACGGGACGTACATCATCGACCCCATCGACGAGGGGCGGT
Protein-coding regions in this window:
- a CDS encoding aromatic ring-hydroxylating oxygenase subunit alpha; the protein is MTRWNDGSDRVEAVSPDITEETNALPTRYFTDPDVWEMEKEKVFGTYWVYAGHVNCIPDTGDFFTRTVGDRQVIVLRDHDGEVRSFYNVCAHRGSEMVEDTPMTDPGNARRIKCPYHLWTYDLDGDLASTPRSFEHAGMNADLEDEDVRELDPEANGLRDVATERIGPFVFVNFDDDPLPLAEQAAGLKEELEALPLGEYEHARRIVSEVECNWKTFGGNYSECDHCQANHQDWIEGISLNESELEVNDYYWVLHYTHAEDVDDELRIHDEHEAKFYYFWPNFTVNMYGTADGYGTYIIDPIDEGRFQLVADYFFESAELSEEEEEFVRTSRQLQEEDFELVERQYRGQNAGALGQAQLGPNEHTLHRFHRLAQEAYDA